A stretch of Pseudomonas sp. LS.1a DNA encodes these proteins:
- a CDS encoding YncE family protein: protein MNKKTRPAYLGVALGVALIGLGVAYENLWCDPRELLQESADPQALHRLSRDGVTVEFEARPLAGGELQEGSFANIRFKVSDQASGQPLSGMAPGAWIDPTQSAPEGDRDQSCKARVALFLKSSIGARPLLDLNSYFLLMMNKDASLTVIDPTVSVGGVTSTLARIDLPGRPMDWVATGDDKQVFVSIPERGKVSVIDTETFTRVADLDAGDQPLRVALQPDQHRLWVGNNSSDPAKGGVTVIDVPGRNTLKTFNTGSGHHEIAFSADSRYAYVSNRDSGTLSVIDIPEMRLVKTIKVGPHPLSVSYSALSQAVYVVDGEEGSVRVFDARNHQLRHMVQAEQGLGPMRFSSDGRYGIVLNTLENQALVIDASTDKLIHHIPVAAEPYQLTFTKGYAYVRGLASPKVSMINLASLGEGRSPIVQGFEAGPAAPRQAGDLPLAQGLSVSRDDNSVFVVNPVDNTTYFYAEGMNAPMSGYNNRGHQARAAIVVDRSLRELAPGVYGSTVKMPAAGKFDVAFLLNQPQIIHCFSTDVAEAPNAGKRKGAHAEFIGLDRPLAQHSSITARVRIVGDDGLPRLGLSDLSLRYFLAPSSMPRNLQLEEVGEGIYQAALTLPEAGAWYLHVQSPSLGRRFAEENYTSLRVLPATTSNASETDVRNLR, encoded by the coding sequence ATGAACAAGAAGACTCGCCCTGCTTACTTGGGGGTAGCACTGGGAGTTGCGCTGATCGGCCTGGGCGTGGCGTATGAAAACCTTTGGTGCGATCCGCGTGAGCTGTTGCAGGAGTCTGCCGACCCGCAGGCCTTGCACCGGCTCAGCCGGGACGGCGTGACCGTGGAGTTCGAGGCCCGGCCGCTGGCGGGGGGCGAGTTGCAGGAAGGCAGTTTCGCCAACATCCGTTTCAAGGTCAGCGACCAGGCCAGTGGCCAGCCGCTGTCGGGTATGGCCCCGGGGGCGTGGATCGACCCGACGCAGTCGGCCCCGGAGGGCGACCGCGACCAGAGCTGCAAGGCCCGTGTCGCGCTGTTCCTCAAAAGCAGCATCGGCGCCCGGCCGTTGCTCGACCTGAACAGCTACTTCCTGTTGATGATGAACAAGGACGCCAGCCTGACGGTAATCGACCCGACCGTATCGGTGGGGGGCGTGACCAGCACCCTGGCCCGCATCGACCTGCCTGGGCGGCCCATGGACTGGGTGGCCACCGGTGACGACAAACAGGTGTTCGTGTCCATCCCCGAGCGCGGCAAGGTCTCGGTGATCGACACCGAAACCTTCACCCGCGTGGCTGACCTGGACGCCGGTGACCAGCCGCTGCGCGTGGCCCTGCAGCCGGACCAGCACCGGTTGTGGGTGGGCAACAACAGCAGTGATCCGGCCAAGGGCGGCGTAACGGTGATCGATGTGCCGGGGCGCAACACCCTGAAAACCTTCAACACCGGCAGCGGGCACCACGAAATCGCCTTCAGCGCCGACTCGCGCTACGCCTATGTCAGTAACCGCGACAGCGGCACCCTGAGCGTCATCGACATCCCGGAAATGCGCCTGGTCAAAACCATCAAGGTTGGCCCGCACCCGCTGTCGGTCAGCTATTCGGCGCTGTCCCAGGCGGTGTACGTGGTCGATGGCGAGGAGGGCAGCGTGCGGGTGTTCGATGCCCGCAACCACCAGCTGCGCCACATGGTCCAGGCGGAGCAGGGCCTGGGGCCGATGCGCTTCAGCAGCGATGGCCGCTACGGCATCGTGCTCAACACCCTGGAGAACCAGGCCCTGGTGATCGACGCCAGTACCGACAAGCTGATCCACCATATCCCGGTAGCGGCCGAACCCTACCAGCTGACCTTCACCAAGGGCTATGCCTACGTGCGCGGCCTGGCTTCGCCGAAGGTGAGCATGATCAACCTGGCCAGCCTGGGCGAAGGGCGCTCACCGATCGTCCAGGGCTTCGAGGCCGGCCCGGCGGCGCCACGCCAGGCCGGTGACCTGCCGCTGGCCCAGGGGCTGTCGGTGTCGCGTGACGACAATTCGGTGTTCGTGGTCAACCCGGTGGACAACACCACCTACTTCTACGCCGAAGGCATGAACGCGCCGATGTCCGGCTACAACAACCGTGGCCACCAGGCCCGCGCCGCCATCGTCGTCGACCGCAGCCTGCGCGAGCTGGCGCCGGGCGTGTACGGCTCGACGGTGAAGATGCCCGCGGCCGGCAAGTTCGACGTGGCGTTTCTGCTCAACCAGCCGCAGATCATCCACTGCTTCAGCACCGACGTGGCCGAAGCGCCGAATGCCGGCAAGCGCAAGGGCGCGCACGCCGAGTTCATCGGCCTGGACCGGCCGTTGGCGCAGCACAGCTCGATTACCGCCCGGGTGCGCATTGTCGGCGACGACGGCCTGCCGCGCCTGGGCCTGAGCGACCTGAGCCTGCGCTACTTCCTGGCGCCTTCGTCGATGCCGCGCAACCTGCAGCTGGAGGAGGTGGGCGAGGGCATCTATCAAGCGGCCCTGACCCTGCCCGAAGCCGGCGCCTGGTACCTGCATGTGCAGTCGCCGTCGCTGGGGCGCAGGTTCGCCGAAGAAAACTACACCAGCCTGCGTGTCCTGCCGGCCACAACGTCCAACGCTTCCGAGACTGACGTGAGGAATCTGCGATGA
- a CDS encoding SurA N-terminal domain-containing protein, with product MRVLLLCLLQVLAKASWADVAAARVNGVEIEVARLERYFSEYLDAQGRTVASIRNPTLYKRLRDQALDELIDKELLWQEAQRRGIAISDEQVSAHVGEVEAASGSPAIFERRLAEAGFDRAQYNDYTRHELAAQQVYALLSAVAAPSQAEVEAFYDANRETLQGAQQQSDKPSIIREQGLVLARATLIGQREAQARQSVRQRLRASATVEIAD from the coding sequence ATGCGTGTTCTGTTGTTGTGCCTGTTGCAGGTATTGGCCAAGGCAAGCTGGGCCGATGTGGCGGCGGCGCGGGTCAACGGTGTGGAGATCGAAGTGGCGCGCCTGGAGCGCTATTTCAGCGAGTACCTGGACGCCCAGGGCCGCACGGTGGCCAGCATCCGCAACCCGACGCTGTACAAGCGCCTGCGCGACCAGGCCCTGGATGAACTGATCGACAAGGAGCTGTTGTGGCAGGAGGCCCAGCGCCGCGGCATAGCCATCAGCGACGAGCAGGTGTCGGCGCATGTCGGCGAAGTCGAGGCCGCGTCTGGCAGCCCGGCAATTTTTGAACGGCGGCTGGCGGAAGCGGGTTTCGATAGGGCACAGTACAATGACTACACCCGGCACGAGCTGGCCGCGCAGCAGGTGTATGCCCTGCTCAGCGCGGTCGCCGCGCCCAGCCAGGCCGAAGTCGAGGCATTCTATGATGCCAACCGGGAAACCCTGCAAGGAGCGCAGCAACAAAGTGACAAGCCTTCGATCATACGCGAACAGGGTCTGGTCCTGGCCAGGGCCACACTCATCGGGCAGCGGGAGGCGCAGGCGCGCCAGTCCGTGCGCCAACGTTTGCGTGCGTCCGCTACCGTGGAGATTGCCGACTGA
- a CDS encoding response regulator, giving the protein MVNRVLVVDDEQTLAQNLQAYLQAQGLEVHVAHDGASGIEQAASLAPQVIVLDYRLPDMEGFQVLETVRKNRQCHFVLITAHPTVEVRERAAELGVSHVLFKPFPLVELARAIFDLMGIERRRRATDNPAEGFVERRQNRNESFPLQLYDGSWVLADRRRNGAKPPGPDDDQLLTGE; this is encoded by the coding sequence TTGGTGAACAGAGTATTGGTAGTCGATGACGAACAGACTCTTGCGCAGAACCTGCAAGCGTACCTGCAGGCGCAAGGCCTGGAAGTTCATGTTGCCCACGACGGTGCCAGTGGTATCGAACAGGCTGCAAGCCTGGCACCGCAAGTGATCGTGCTGGATTACCGCTTGCCCGACATGGAGGGTTTTCAGGTTCTGGAGACCGTACGCAAGAACAGGCAGTGCCACTTCGTGCTGATTACCGCCCACCCCACCGTCGAAGTGCGTGAGCGGGCCGCCGAACTGGGTGTGAGCCATGTCCTGTTCAAGCCGTTCCCGTTGGTGGAACTGGCCCGTGCGATCTTCGACCTGATGGGCATCGAGCGCCGGCGCAGGGCCACGGACAACCCGGCTGAAGGGTTTGTCGAACGACGCCAGAACAGGAACGAATCGTTCCCCCTGCAGTTGTACGATGGAAGCTGGGTTTTGGCCGACCGCCGCCGTAATGGCGCCAAGCCCCCAGGGCCCGACGACGATCAACTGCTCACAGGGGAATAG
- a CDS encoding cytochrome c/ABC transporter substrate-binding protein: protein MAPLFSAFALDLTEHEQAGKRLYREGVSSSDAQLQARVGASDMTVPASVLPCASCHGNDGRGRAEGGVRPPSLDWQRLAQGQGERESNGRRYPAYTDSSLARAIQQGVDPAGNRLDPAMPRFELTLADQRNLTAYLKRLAQDRDPGVEEGVLRLGTLLPASGPLAEAGQVVRAVLEDGLAQLNQQGGIHGRRLELVVLDPGFDPASAERALQQLLEQEQVFALIAPLAPMLDQRLTTLLAPQNVPLIGSTPRSGGSVQIFDPLPGLPAQLLSLAGHARAALGLAAGDLRVVYAGNEQAALAEQVRERLLQQGWALPAVQAFAGQVVDGQGIVFLGRAQAFAELASALHAAGRQPYLFAASSQVTSAVAHLPEAWSQRVFLAYPYVPEDWTGQGLAALAGLQQRQGLDPRQASLQVNTLCALRLLSEALKQTGRDTSREQLIAALEGLHDVPTGLTPALGFGPGRRQGMAGAHVVAVALPGPRFTAVTPYRPVPDSP, encoded by the coding sequence ATGGCACCCTTATTTTCTGCCTTTGCCCTGGACCTGACCGAACATGAACAAGCCGGCAAACGCCTCTACCGCGAGGGCGTCTCCAGCAGTGACGCGCAGCTGCAAGCCCGGGTCGGCGCCAGCGACATGACGGTCCCCGCCAGCGTGCTGCCCTGCGCCAGCTGCCACGGCAACGATGGCCGCGGTCGTGCCGAAGGTGGTGTGCGGCCACCCAGCCTAGACTGGCAGCGCCTGGCGCAAGGCCAAGGCGAACGCGAAAGCAACGGCCGCCGCTACCCGGCATACACCGACAGCAGCCTGGCCCGGGCCATTCAGCAAGGCGTCGACCCGGCCGGCAATCGCCTGGACCCGGCCATGCCGCGCTTCGAGCTGACCCTGGCCGACCAGCGCAACCTTACGGCCTACCTCAAGCGCCTGGCCCAGGACCGCGACCCTGGCGTGGAGGAGGGCGTGCTGCGCCTGGGTACCTTGCTGCCGGCGTCTGGCCCGCTGGCCGAGGCCGGGCAGGTGGTGCGTGCGGTGCTGGAAGACGGCCTGGCGCAGCTCAACCAGCAGGGCGGCATCCACGGGCGACGCCTGGAACTGGTAGTGCTCGACCCGGGCTTCGACCCGGCCAGCGCCGAACGGGCGCTGCAGCAGTTGCTGGAGCAGGAGCAGGTGTTCGCCCTGATCGCGCCATTGGCGCCCATGCTCGACCAGCGCCTGACAACCTTGCTGGCGCCACAGAATGTACCGCTGATCGGCAGCACCCCACGTAGTGGCGGCAGCGTACAGATCTTTGACCCCTTGCCCGGCTTGCCCGCGCAACTGCTGAGCCTGGCAGGTCACGCCCGTGCGGCGTTGGGCCTGGCAGCGGGCGACCTGCGTGTGGTGTATGCCGGCAATGAGCAAGCGGCGTTGGCCGAGCAAGTGCGCGAACGCCTGCTTCAGCAGGGCTGGGCACTACCCGCCGTCCAGGCCTTTGCTGGCCAGGTAGTGGACGGGCAGGGCATTGTCTTCCTCGGCCGTGCCCAGGCCTTTGCCGAATTGGCCTCGGCGCTGCATGCAGCTGGCCGCCAGCCGTACCTGTTTGCCGCCTCCAGCCAGGTGACCAGCGCCGTGGCGCACTTGCCCGAGGCGTGGTCGCAACGGGTGTTCCTGGCGTATCCCTACGTGCCCGAGGACTGGACCGGGCAGGGCCTGGCCGCGCTGGCCGGCCTGCAACAGCGCCAAGGCCTCGACCCACGCCAGGCGTCGTTGCAGGTCAACACCCTGTGCGCCCTGCGGCTGTTGAGCGAAGCGTTGAAGCAGACTGGCCGTGACACCAGCCGCGAGCAGCTGATTGCCGCGCTGGAAGGTCTGCATGATGTGCCCACCGGCCTGACCCCGGCCTTGGGCTTCGGCCCCGGTCGCCGCCAGGGCATGGCCGGTGCCCATGTGGTGGCGGTGGCCCTGCCCGGGCCGCGCTTCACCGCGGTCACCCCCTACCGGCCAGTGCCGGACAGCCCTTGA
- a CDS encoding SCO family protein: protein MSQVSSRRVGMRGFDWLVLGGCLWILASVAFAHEGHAPQAPEPQPAPQAMTSGGGTRDARTWFTDTVVKDQNGRELRFYSDVLKDKVVMLNVIFTHCTDACPLITRKLREVREAMGPQLASQVTFVSISSDPLNDTPEVLKAFAEKQGVDGPNWLFLTGDKANVDLVLGRIGQFLPSPEQHSTQLIAGDVAGKRWSKIRPDAPPAAIAQRMQLLALPLADR from the coding sequence ATGAGCCAGGTAAGCTCCCGCCGCGTCGGGATGCGCGGTTTTGACTGGCTGGTGCTGGGTGGCTGCCTGTGGATCCTCGCTTCGGTGGCGTTCGCCCATGAGGGCCATGCCCCGCAGGCGCCCGAACCGCAGCCGGCACCGCAGGCGATGACCAGTGGCGGCGGCACCCGCGATGCCCGGACCTGGTTCACCGACACTGTGGTCAAGGACCAGAACGGCCGCGAGCTGCGCTTCTACAGCGATGTGCTCAAGGACAAGGTGGTGATGCTCAACGTGATCTTCACCCACTGCACCGACGCCTGCCCGCTGATTACCCGCAAGTTGCGCGAAGTACGTGAGGCCATGGGGCCACAGCTGGCCAGCCAGGTGACCTTCGTGTCGATCAGCAGCGACCCGCTCAACGACACCCCCGAGGTGCTCAAGGCGTTTGCCGAGAAGCAGGGCGTGGATGGGCCCAACTGGTTGTTCCTGACCGGCGACAAGGCCAATGTCGACCTGGTGCTTGGGCGCATTGGCCAGTTCCTGCCCAGCCCCGAGCAGCATTCCACACAGCTGATTGCCGGCGATGTGGCCGGCAAGCGCTGGAGCAAGATCCGCCCGGATGCACCGCCCGCGGCGATTGCCCAGCGCATGCAGTTGCTGGCCCTGCCTTTGGCAGACCGGTGA
- a CDS encoding secretin N-terminal domain-containing protein: MKSSKLCNPAPFLLVALCVAIAGCGSSAVREDSDQLMKEGQYEAGIARLEEALREDPRDTELNIALAHSRQAAVEALLTQADAGRIRHDFAGARMGYGRVLTLEPNNRRAQEGIRQLELIRTLDERVALGQAALRQGDLFGAERYMREVLRLDPQNQKGVALRSDIENVQARTAQPFPQLRSKLERPVTLEFRDANLKTIFEVLSQVAGINFIFDKDMRPDMKATIFVRDLRIEDAVALLLEQNQLRQKIVNENTLMIYPDSPQKTKDYQELVMRTFYLTSIDSNTALNMVKTMLKTRDVFVDERLNTLTMRDTPDAVRMAEKLLQSQDQSNPEVVLEVEVMEVATSRILDLGLQWPNTFGVLSSDGQPVSVLDQLKGIDSSRISIAPAPQAKINAQDKDINTLASPVIRVSNREQARIHIGQRVPIISATSVPSTQGPVITESVTYLDVGLKLEVQPTVHLNNEVAIKVALEVSNATPLEATRQGTIPVQVDTRNAQTTLRLHDGETQVLAGLVRNDHNASGNKIPGLGDIPGLGRLFGSNKDDMSKSELVLAITPRIVRNLPYQSPSDMEFATGTESAMQVRQMAPLPPADVPGNAPTTDTPVADSQMAVAPAKGSPRP, encoded by the coding sequence ATGAAGTCGTCAAAGCTGTGCAACCCGGCTCCGTTCCTGCTTGTGGCGCTGTGCGTGGCCATTGCCGGCTGCGGCTCCAGTGCGGTACGCGAGGACAGCGACCAACTGATGAAGGAGGGCCAGTACGAAGCCGGCATCGCCCGCCTGGAAGAAGCCCTGCGCGAGGACCCGCGTGACACCGAGCTGAACATCGCCCTGGCCCACAGCCGCCAGGCCGCGGTCGAGGCACTGCTGACCCAGGCCGATGCCGGCCGCATTCGTCACGACTTCGCTGGCGCCCGCATGGGCTATGGCCGGGTGCTGACCCTGGAGCCGAACAACCGTCGCGCCCAGGAAGGCATCCGCCAGCTGGAGCTGATCCGCACCCTCGACGAGCGCGTGGCGCTGGGCCAGGCGGCGCTGCGCCAGGGCGACCTGTTCGGTGCCGAGCGCTACATGCGCGAAGTGCTGCGCCTGGACCCGCAGAACCAGAAGGGCGTGGCCCTGCGCAGCGACATCGAGAATGTCCAGGCGCGCACCGCGCAACCCTTCCCGCAGCTGCGCAGCAAGCTGGAACGGCCGGTGACCCTGGAGTTTCGCGATGCCAACCTGAAGACCATTTTCGAGGTGCTGTCCCAGGTCGCCGGCATCAACTTCATCTTCGACAAGGACATGCGCCCGGACATGAAGGCCACCATCTTTGTGCGCGACTTGCGCATCGAGGACGCCGTGGCGCTGCTGCTGGAGCAGAACCAGCTGCGGCAGAAGATCGTCAATGAAAACACCCTGATGATCTACCCCGACTCGCCGCAGAAGACCAAGGACTATCAGGAACTGGTCATGCGCACTTTCTACCTGACCAGCATCGACTCCAACACCGCGCTGAACATGGTCAAGACCATGCTCAAGACCCGCGACGTGTTCGTCGACGAACGCCTCAACACCCTGACCATGCGCGACACCCCCGATGCCGTGCGCATGGCCGAGAAGCTGCTGCAATCGCAGGACCAGTCCAACCCCGAGGTGGTGCTGGAAGTGGAGGTGATGGAAGTGGCCACCTCGCGCATCCTCGACCTTGGCCTGCAATGGCCCAACACCTTCGGCGTGCTGAGCTCCGACGGCCAGCCGGTCAGCGTGCTCGACCAGCTCAAGGGCATCGACTCCAGCCGCATCAGCATCGCGCCGGCGCCGCAGGCCAAGATCAACGCCCAGGACAAGGACATCAACACCCTGGCCAGCCCGGTGATCCGCGTCAGCAACCGCGAGCAGGCGCGCATCCACATCGGCCAGCGGGTACCGATCATCAGTGCCACCTCGGTGCCGTCCACCCAGGGCCCGGTGATTACCGAGAGCGTGACCTACCTGGACGTGGGTCTGAAGCTTGAAGTGCAGCCTACCGTACACCTGAACAACGAAGTGGCGATCAAGGTAGCCCTGGAGGTGAGCAACGCCACCCCGCTGGAAGCCACGCGCCAAGGCACCATCCCGGTCCAGGTCGACACCCGCAACGCCCAGACCACCCTGCGCCTGCACGATGGCGAAACCCAGGTGCTGGCCGGCCTGGTGCGCAACGACCACAACGCCAGCGGCAACAAGATCCCGGGCCTTGGCGACATCCCCGGCCTGGGCCGGTTGTTCGGCAGCAACAAGGACGACATGAGCAAGTCGGAGCTGGTGCTGGCGATTACTCCGCGCATCGTGCGCAACCTGCCGTACCAGAGCCCGTCGGACATGGAGTTCGCCACCGGCACCGAGTCGGCCATGCAGGTGCGGCAAATGGCGCCGCTGCCGCCGGCAGATGTACCTGGCAATGCCCCGACCACCGATACCCCGGTGGCAGACAGCCAGATGGCGGTCGCCCCGGCCAAAGGGAGCCCACGGCCATGA
- a CDS encoding GspE/PulE family protein, with translation MPEAFDATQEALPPAPASSRVNPLPQVHCNLEGSGNPVGAGSPAKGPAQATEHSAYPRDLLAQARLQTSDERLLTRLEQLACDTPDTFTQRLGLTLHYPVLDSQSLLASTPRFDKVSLAMCLKREFVLIEQGGQLLGVFADPFDHARLAWVDDVLQGAPLYLAHAADLATFLARHEESFHAVDALDHDTEASSESDPLQRLSLASISEDQSRVVKLVNSTLYDALKLHASDIHLGMTGQGLTIKYRIDGVLNGAGKASGSAFADQVISRIKVMAELDIGEKRVPQDGRFKVAVGDRQIDFRVSIMPSIFGEDAVLRVLDKQDLSDRVSGVQLQALGFAEETLRALRRLAAEPYGMILVTGPTGSGKTTTLYAMISEINHGVDKIITIEDPVEYQLPGVLQIPVNEKKGLTFARGLRSILRHDPDKILVGEIRDPDTAQIAVQSALTGHLVFTTIHANNVFDVIGRFSQMQVDPYSFVSALNAVLAQRLIRLACPHCATPCEVDDETLYGAGLTREGVAGWRFVRAQGCGQCRGSGYRGRSAIAELLHLDDDLRQMIVERRPLSQIKTLACQRGLRLLRASALDLVRDGRTTLEEINRVTFI, from the coding sequence ATGCCAGAAGCATTCGATGCAACCCAGGAAGCTCTACCGCCTGCACCGGCCTCTTCGCGGGTAAACCCGCTGCCACAGGTACACTGCAATCTTGAAGGCAGCGGGAATCCTGTGGGAGCGGGTTCACCCGCGAAAGGGCCAGCTCAGGCCACAGAACATTCAGCCTACCCCCGCGACCTTTTGGCCCAGGCCCGCCTGCAAACCAGCGACGAACGCCTGCTCACCCGCCTGGAACAGCTGGCCTGCGACACCCCCGATACCTTCACCCAGCGTCTGGGCCTGACCCTGCATTACCCGGTGCTGGACAGCCAATCGCTGCTGGCCAGCACCCCACGCTTCGACAAGGTCAGCCTGGCGATGTGCCTGAAGCGTGAATTCGTGCTGATCGAGCAGGGCGGTCAACTGCTGGGCGTGTTCGCCGACCCCTTCGACCACGCCCGCCTGGCCTGGGTCGACGATGTGCTGCAAGGCGCACCGCTGTACCTGGCCCATGCCGCAGACCTGGCCACCTTCCTGGCCCGCCACGAAGAAAGCTTCCACGCCGTGGACGCCCTAGACCACGACACCGAAGCCAGCAGCGAAAGCGACCCGCTACAACGTCTGTCGCTGGCCAGCATCAGCGAGGACCAGAGCCGCGTGGTCAAGCTGGTCAACTCCACCCTGTACGACGCCCTCAAGCTGCACGCCAGCGACATCCACCTGGGCATGACCGGCCAGGGCCTGACCATCAAGTACCGCATCGACGGCGTGCTCAACGGCGCTGGCAAGGCCAGCGGCAGCGCCTTCGCCGACCAGGTGATCTCGCGCATCAAGGTAATGGCCGAGCTGGACATCGGCGAAAAGCGCGTGCCCCAGGACGGCCGTTTCAAGGTTGCCGTGGGCGACCGGCAAATCGACTTCCGGGTATCGATCATGCCCAGCATCTTTGGCGAAGACGCGGTGCTGCGGGTACTCGACAAGCAGGACCTGTCCGACCGGGTCAGCGGCGTGCAGCTGCAGGCCCTGGGCTTTGCCGAGGAAACCCTGCGCGCCCTGCGCCGGCTGGCGGCCGAACCCTACGGCATGATCCTGGTCACCGGCCCCACCGGCAGCGGCAAGACCACCACCCTGTACGCCATGATCAGCGAGATCAACCACGGCGTGGACAAGATCATCACCATCGAGGACCCGGTCGAATACCAGCTGCCCGGCGTCCTGCAGATTCCGGTCAACGAGAAGAAGGGCCTGACTTTCGCCCGCGGCCTGCGCTCGATCCTGCGCCACGACCCGGACAAGATCCTGGTCGGCGAAATCCGCGATCCGGACACCGCGCAGATTGCCGTGCAGTCGGCGCTCACCGGCCACCTGGTGTTCACCACCATCCACGCCAACAACGTGTTCGATGTGATCGGCCGCTTCAGCCAGATGCAGGTCGACCCCTACAGCTTCGTTTCCGCGCTCAATGCGGTGTTGGCCCAGCGCCTGATCCGCCTGGCCTGCCCGCACTGCGCGACGCCGTGCGAAGTGGATGACGAAACCCTGTATGGCGCGGGCCTGACCCGTGAGGGCGTGGCTGGCTGGAGGTTCGTCCGCGCCCAGGGCTGCGGCCAGTGCCGCGGCAGTGGTTACCGCGGCCGCAGCGCCATCGCCGAACTGCTGCACCTGGACGACGACCTGCGGCAGATGATCGTCGAGCGCCGCCCCCTGTCGCAGATCAAGACCCTCGCCTGCCAGCGCGGCCTGCGCTTGCTGCGGGCCTCGGCCCTGGACCTGGTCCGTGATGGCCGTACCACCCTCGAGGAGATCAACCGTGTCACATTCATCTGA
- a CDS encoding SCO family protein produces MNAKHACKLLALSLAFASNLALAHGGHDHNGHAEQPPAARQEKASVRFADVSLLNQDGMPVRLEKDLVGDHLVVMGFIYTSCTTVCPVVSSIMGKVQQQLGGRVGQEIHLVSISVDPQRDDAKRLQDYAKAFQKGPGWSWLTGTPYAISETLKGLGSFSADLSQHPPLILVGDGRTGHWTRYYGFTDPAVLIDEINRLGARRVHAKSTAIADHHEVQP; encoded by the coding sequence ATGAACGCCAAGCATGCTTGCAAACTGTTGGCCCTGAGCCTGGCCTTTGCCAGCAACCTGGCCCTGGCCCATGGCGGCCACGACCACAACGGCCACGCCGAACAGCCGCCGGCGGCGCGCCAGGAAAAGGCCAGCGTGCGTTTTGCCGATGTATCGTTGCTGAACCAGGACGGCATGCCGGTACGCCTGGAAAAAGACCTGGTGGGCGACCACCTGGTGGTCATGGGCTTTATCTACACCAGTTGCACCACGGTGTGCCCGGTGGTGTCCTCGATCATGGGCAAGGTCCAGCAGCAACTGGGTGGCCGGGTAGGGCAAGAGATTCATCTGGTGTCGATCAGCGTCGACCCGCAGCGTGACGACGCCAAGCGCCTGCAAGACTACGCCAAGGCTTTCCAGAAGGGGCCGGGCTGGAGCTGGCTGACCGGCACGCCGTACGCCATCAGCGAAACCCTCAAGGGCCTGGGCAGCTTCAGCGCCGACCTCAGCCAGCACCCGCCGCTGATCCTGGTGGGTGACGGGCGCACCGGGCACTGGACGCGCTACTACGGGTTTACCGACCCGGCGGTGCTGATCGACGAAATCAACCGCCTGGGCGCCCGCCGGGTGCATGCCAAGAGCACGGCCATTGCCGACCATCACGAGGTGCAACCATGA
- a CDS encoding PilN domain-containing protein, whose translation MRRLDLEFQPRRSSPLAWSLLAVGSAMVAGLVLLQQSLQAEQVEREASVHSLEQQLGRRPATVAPLSSAASREQAERLAQMQSVSQQLQRPWQQLFAMLEAQPQDDVALLSLAPDARKGQLRITAEARNLEAMLQYHQRLEASAELSDVSLLNHEVLAAQPEHPVRFTLTATWETGHARP comes from the coding sequence ATGCGCCGCCTCGACCTGGAATTCCAGCCCCGGCGCAGCAGCCCGTTGGCCTGGTCGCTGCTTGCAGTGGGGAGCGCCATGGTCGCAGGCCTGGTGCTGCTGCAACAAAGTTTGCAGGCCGAGCAGGTCGAACGGGAGGCCAGCGTGCACAGCCTGGAGCAGCAACTGGGCCGTCGCCCGGCCACCGTCGCACCGCTGAGCAGCGCCGCCAGCCGCGAACAGGCCGAGCGCCTGGCGCAGATGCAAAGCGTCTCGCAGCAGCTGCAACGGCCCTGGCAGCAACTGTTCGCCATGCTCGAAGCGCAGCCGCAGGACGACGTGGCGCTGCTCAGCCTGGCCCCCGACGCGCGCAAAGGCCAGCTGCGCATCACCGCCGAGGCGCGCAACCTGGAAGCGATGCTGCAGTACCACCAGCGCCTGGAGGCCAGTGCCGAGCTCAGCGATGTGTCGCTGCTCAACCATGAGGTGCTGGCCGCACAGCCCGAGCACCCGGTGCGTTTCACCCTCACCGCCACCTGGGAGACCGGCCATGCGCGCCCGTGA
- the pilO gene encoding type 4a pilus biogenesis protein PilO — protein sequence MRARESLNSLILQERLRRVGPVGLAAVAVGLLAVGVLCVGVLPQWQNLRELRASEADARVQVERVRRGELKIAIKPEQQALDSLRQQLPGQPQASALIERLYHLASAEHISLARGEYALGIDPKTQLARYQIVLPVRGSYPQIRGFLKGLLKQLPTLVLEDLELQRKRIGDSELNARLRMTLYLSRS from the coding sequence ATGCGCGCCCGTGAATCGCTGAACAGCCTGATCCTCCAGGAGCGCCTGCGTCGCGTCGGCCCGGTTGGCCTGGCTGCGGTTGCGGTGGGCCTGCTGGCCGTGGGCGTGCTGTGCGTCGGGGTGTTGCCGCAATGGCAGAACCTGCGCGAACTGCGCGCCAGCGAAGCGGACGCCAGGGTGCAGGTCGAGCGGGTCAGGCGTGGCGAGTTGAAGATTGCCATCAAACCCGAGCAGCAGGCCCTCGACAGCCTGCGCCAGCAACTGCCGGGGCAGCCCCAGGCCAGCGCGCTGATCGAGCGCCTGTACCACCTGGCCAGCGCCGAGCACATCAGCCTCGCGCGTGGCGAATACGCCCTGGGCATCGACCCCAAGACGCAACTGGCGCGCTACCAGATCGTGCTGCCGGTACGCGGCAGCTACCCGCAGATTCGTGGCTTCCTCAAGGGGCTGCTCAAGCAGTTGCCGACCCTGGTACTGGAAGACCTGGAGCTGCAACGCAAACGCATTGGCGACAGCGAGCTCAACGCCCGCCTGCGCATGACCCTTTACCTGTCGAGGTCGTGA